In Trichoderma atroviride chromosome 2, complete sequence, one DNA window encodes the following:
- a CDS encoding uncharacterized protein (EggNog:ENOG41) — translation MNHHQVSQHQHHSHLTCSKLFEETKQLEYENTSSQNNPDDDVHFMPFKFQFPSHMKCSKHPQPCQLPPSTSVSGGSSKIKVEYYITAAADRPIFGGLSTKKRVTKPLQLSSNFSSNSPAPLSISSLPLTLQQKDGKKSLQPGPDGLPAYTPSIHVQVVHPEPPIFVRGQANRIRFNIHSPSEAIGKVFVRSININFKTSTIAAAGSATQRVDQNASGVELSSLIPIDSEILELDTGTWGRLSMLSLRPTFESCLMQIKHAAEISIGISVGPQGSISHTSSSFDILVMDPPPSYEEI, via the exons ATGAACCACCACCAAGTTtcacaacatcaacatcactCTCATCTAACATGTTCCAAGCTATTcgaagaaacgaaacaacTTGAATACGAAAATACCTCGAGCCAAAACAACCCGGATGACGACGTTCATTTTATGCCTTTCAAATTTCAATTCCCATCTCACATGAAATGCTCTAAACACCCTCAACCATGCCAACTTCCTCCTTCAACAAGTGTAAGTGGAGGCAGTTCTAAGATCAAGGTGGAATATTACATCACTGCGGCCGCGGACAGACCTATATTTGGCGGTCTATCTACAAAAAAGAGGGTCACAAAGCCATTGCAACTTAGCAGCAACTTTTCATCCAACTCGCCAGCACCAttatccatctccagcctaCCGTTAACGCTACAACaaaaagatggcaaaaaaagTCTGCAGCCCGGGCCTGATGGCTTGCCGGCATACACGCCATCTATACACGTCCAAGTCGTGCATCCTGAGCCACCAATCTTTGTCCGAGGCCAAGCAAACCGCATCCGATTCAATATCCACAGCCCATCCGAAGCGATTGGGAAAGTTTTTGTTCGGAGCATAAACATCAACTTTAAGACGTCCACtatcgcagcagctgggTCGGCTACGCAACGAGTCGATCAAAATGCATCGGGAGTTGAGCTATCCAGTCTTATTCCAATCGATTCGGAAATACTGGAGCTCGATACGGGAACTTGGGGGCGCCTGTCTATGCTCAGCCTCAGACCAACATTCGAATCATGCCTAATGCAGATAAAGCATGCAGCTGAAATCAGTATTGGTATATCGGTAGGGCCGCAGGGCAGCATTTCA CATACTTCATCTTCGTTCGATATCCTGGTGATGGATCCTCCACCTTCATACGAAGAGATCTAG
- a CDS encoding uncharacterized protein (EggNog:ENOG41~CAZy:CE4): MKLNVATTAVIAFTFSEAIYAAPEKINSRFEYVLEPRDKKCGPDVGSCGEGECCSEAGFCGTSAEYCAGSQCQLDYSYSCDTQTSPPGESTEGISRGHIGDVPYASTITQCIESGHVALTFDDGPYVYTSQLLDILDKNDVKATFFIAGNNRGKGRIDDESTGWPSIVRRMHDSGHQLASHTWTHRNLNEASDHVRETEMIYNEMAFRNLLGFIPTYMRPPFLECSVKSGCMDTMDKLGYHVISTNLDTKDYENDETSLIHVSEDRFSSMQDSDETNHDYIVLAHDVHYQTVVTLTEYMIEVSRSRGYKLVTVGECLGDPYENWYRNARTTKRDVDVAVGPGDNTKNKTEPVILGDHRCGSKFGATCKGSRHGRCCSYYGYCGNSMAHCGTGCDSEYGVCATYGQGTAVLPIYNTTNGLCGDRFSATCKNYKNKNCCSKHGFCGNSSAHCEDGCQTKYGRCW; this comes from the exons ATGAAGCTCAATGTTGCTACTACGGCGGTGATCGCCTTTACATTCTCCGAGGCCATCTATGCGGCTCCTGAGAAAATCAACAGTCGCTTCGAGTATGTCCTAGAGCCCCGTGATAAGAAATGCGGCCCAGACGTTGGCAGCTGTGGTGAAGGCGAGTGTTGTTCGGAGGCTGGCTTTTGTGGTACTTCTGCAGAATACTGCGCTGGATCACAATGCCAGCTCGATTATAGCTACTCCTGCGATACACA AACCAGCCCTCCAGGAGAAAGCACCGAAGGCATCTCCCGAGGGCACATTGGCGATGTTCCATATG CCTCTACGATTACTCAATGCATCGAGTCTGGCCATGTTGCCTTGACATTTGATGACGGGCCCTACGTGTATACAAGCCAACTCCTTGACATCCTTGACAAAAACGATGTTAAAGCGACGTTTTTCATCGCGGGAAATAACAGGGGCAAGGGTCGTATAGACGACGAATCAACAGGCTGGCCGTCCATTGTTCGGCGCATGCATGATTCTGGGCACCAGCTCGCAAGTCACACTTGGACACACCGCAATCTCAACGAGGCTTCTGACCATGTTCGAGAAACGGAAATGATCTACAACGAGATGGCATTCCGCAATCTCCTTGGTTTCATACCGACTTATATGCGTCCGCCGTTCCTGGAGTGCAGTGTGAAATCTGGATGCATGGACACAATGGACAAGCTGGGCTACCACGTTATCAGCACAAACCTTGACACCAAGGACTATGAGAACGACGAGACTTCGTTGATTCATGTCTCCGAGGACCGCTTCTCCTCCATGCAGGACTCTGATGAAACTAACCATGATTACATCGTTCTCGCACACGATGTCCACTATCAGACAGTCGTGACTCTCACCGAATACATGATCGAAGTGAGTAGGAGCCGAGGATACAAGCTTGTGACTGTTGGAGAATGCCTTGGCGATCCATATGAGAACTGGTACCGCAATGCGCGGACTACTAAACGTGATGTTGATGTGGCTGTTGGGCCGGGAGACAAcaccaaaaacaaaacagagcCCGTCATCTTAGGAGATCACAGGTGTGGTAGCAAATTTGGTGCAACTTGCAAGGGCTCCAGGCATGGCAGATGCTGTTCATATTATGGATATTG CGGCAATAGCATGGCGCACTGCGGAACTGGTTGCGACTCGGAATATGGAGTTTGCGCCACCTATGGGCAAGGCACAGCAGTTCTTCCCATCTACAACACGACGAATGGCCTTTGCGGGGACCGTTTCTCAGCTACATGCAAAAACTACAAGAACAAAAACTGCTGCTCCAAGCACGGCTTCTG TGGCAATTCCAGCGCTCACTGCGAAGATGGATGCCAGACGAAATATGGAAGATGCTGGTAA
- a CDS encoding uncharacterized protein (EggNog:ENOG41), protein MKLLLNINHGGDTSLRPGDELQGTLIISGIASQKRPHCTATIGGRLMISVPAQVAGPNIDNAVYTLFEETKQLEYENTSSQNNPDDDVHFMPFKFQFPSHMKCSKHPQPCQLPPSTSVSGGSSKIKVEYYITAAADRPIFGGLSTKKRVTKPLQLSSNFSSNSPAPLSISSLPLTLQQKDGKKSLQPGPDGLPAYTPSIHVQVVHPEPPIFVRGQANRIRFNIHSPSEAIGKVFVRSININFKTSTIAAAGSATQRVDQNASGVELSSLIPIDSEILELDTGTWGRLSMLSLRPTFESCLMQIKHAAEISIGISVGPQGSISHTSSSFDILVMDPPPSYEEI, encoded by the exons ATGAAATTGCTATTAAACATCAACCATGGGGGCGATACGTCATTAAGGCCAGGGGATGAGCTTCAGGGAACATTGATTATTTCGGGCATCGCGAGCCAGAAGCGGCCTCATTGCACAGCTACCATTGGAG GCCGATTAATGATTTCGGTACCTGCTCAAGTCGCTGGCCCTAATATTGATAACGCTGTATATACG CTATTcgaagaaacgaaacaacTTGAATACGAAAATACCTCGAGCCAAAACAACCCGGATGACGACGTTCATTTTATGCCTTTCAAATTTCAATTCCCATCTCACATGAAATGCTCTAAACACCCTCAACCATGCCAACTTCCTCCTTCAACAAGTGTAAGTGGAGGCAGTTCTAAGATCAAGGTGGAATATTACATCACTGCGGCCGCGGACAGACCTATATTTGGCGGTCTATCTACAAAAAAGAGGGTCACAAAGCCATTGCAACTTAGCAGCAACTTTTCATCCAACTCGCCAGCACCAttatccatctccagcctaCCGTTAACGCTACAACaaaaagatggcaaaaaaagTCTGCAGCCCGGGCCTGATGGCTTGCCGGCATACACGCCATCTATACACGTCCAAGTCGTGCATCCTGAGCCACCAATCTTTGTCCGAGGCCAAGCAAACCGCATCCGATTCAATATCCACAGCCCATCCGAAGCGATTGGGAAAGTTTTTGTTCGGAGCATAAACATCAACTTTAAGACGTCCACtatcgcagcagctgggTCGGCTACGCAACGAGTCGATCAAAATGCATCGGGAGTTGAGCTATCCAGTCTTATTCCAATCGATTCGGAAATACTGGAGCTCGATACGGGAACTTGGGGGCGCCTGTCTATGCTCAGCCTCAGACCAACATTCGAATCATGCCTAATGCAGATAAAGCATGCAGCTGAAATCAGTATTGGTATATCGGTAGGGCCGCAGGGCAGCATTTCA CATACTTCATCTTCGTTCGATATCCTGGTGATGGATCCTCCACCTTCATACGAAGAGATCTAG
- a CDS encoding uncharacterized protein (EggNog:ENOG41~MEROPS:MER0001288): MPPFTCLEMRADWPVPHSLQGILWRLNHIASSNGGNRAFGTAGYNESVDFILSHMHKRFGNAFDTWVQPFFHPFETTHAISVAGPEEEDVFVISLQYNTATPLPRGVSAVLIDTPVDDERGSGCFEDQWDGIDASEKIALVKRGVCPISDKLKLAKSRGARAVILYNNEPGETIVPASLGIANVGLLVPAGIIRLEDGLDWKERIADGEELFVSLIVDCVNEYRKSWNVIAETRQGDPDNVIMLGAHLDSVQAGPGVNDDGSGTAALLEIATSLMKYEGIVNKVRFAWWGAEEVGLVGSLYYGQHLSEEDADAIRFYFNYDMIGSKQPSYAVYADSDAHKTGGHILFDYLQANGKDVYYGGFGSSSDYVAFLKLGIPSSGIFTGAGAPADQCYHQPCDDLENINWEAFTLNTKAAGRAVAQLALSLDGIPARDKTSLNPSSKRGVQRELNQAAQLATVIEKSHKCGGDPGDDTV; this comes from the exons ATGCCCCCCTTTACATGTCTTGAAATGCGTGCTGACTGGCCTGTACCACACAGTCTTCAAGGTATACTCTGGAGGTTGAACCACATTGCTTCATCAAATGGTGGAAACCGCGCTTTTGGGACTGCCGGCTACAACGAATCAGTCGACTTCATCCTCAGCCACATGCATAAACGCTTCGGCAATGCGTTTGACACTTGGGTCCAGCCTTTCTTCCATCCTTTCGAAACCACTCATGCCATCTCCGTCGCAGGGCCCGAGGAGGAAGACGTGTTTGTCATCAGCCTTCAGTACAATACTGCCACGCCTCTGCCTCGTGGTGTCAGCGCTGTGCTCATCGACACGCCCGTGGACGATGAGCGGGGGTCTGGCTGTTTCGAGGACCAATGGGATGGCATCGATGCCTCTGAAAAGATTGCCCTTGTCAAACGCGGCGTATGTCCGATTTCcgacaagctcaagcttgCCAAGTCCCGTGGTGCGCGGGCCGTCATCTTGTACAACAACGAACCTGGAGAAACCATTGTCCCAGCCTCTCTGGGCATTGCAAACGTTGGATTACTGGTTCCGGCTGGCATCATTAGGCTGGAGGATGGCTTGGACTGGAAAGAACGCATCGCAGATGGCGAAGAGCTATTCGTCTCGCTTATTGTCGATTGTGTGAATGAGTACAGAAAGTCCTGGAACGTCATCGCAGAAACGAGACAGGGCGACCCTGACAATGTCATCATGCTAGGTGCTCATCTTGACTCAGTTCAAGCCGGCCCTG GTgtcaacgacgacggcagTGGCACGGCTGCTCTCCTTGAGATAGCCACATCTCTCATGAAGTACGAAGGGATCGTCAACAAAGTACGATTTGCTTGGTGGGGCGCAGAGGA GGTCGGTCTGGTCGGCTCTCTCTACTATGGCCAGCATCTgtccgaagaagatgcagacgCGATCCGCTTTTACTTCAACTATGACATGATTGGCTCCAAGCAGCCCAGCTACGCTGTGTATGCTGATTCCGACGCCCACAAGACTGGTGGCCATATTCTCTTTGACTATCTTcaggccaatggcaaagatgttTATTATGG CGGATTCGGTTCATCTTCCGATTATGTCGCCTTTTTGAAGCTTGGCATTCCCTCGTCAGGTATCTTTACCGGAGCAGGGGCACCAGCAGACCAGTGTTACCATCAACCTTGCGATGACCTCGAAAACATCAACTGGGAGGCTTTTACATTGAACACCAAGGCTGCTGGCCGTGCGGTAGCTCAGCTTGCTTTGAGCCTTGATGGTATTCCTGCCCGAGACAAGACTTCTCTCAATCCAAGTAGCAAACGAGGTGTCCAGAGAGAGTTGAACCAGGCTGCCCAACTCGCAACAGTGATTGAAAAGTCTCACAAGTGTGGAGGAGACCCGGGTGATGATACAGTTTGA
- a CDS encoding uncharacterized protein (TransMembrane:5 (i116-134o140-167i528-551o563-585i597-619o)), translating to MTAPTSSEMSRTSAESGDIALQRPTRADRSKKPPVSLLNNNKNGLDVSASRESSVIRNINGSFQPGGAQTSSQASLGIDSAASFTSSILQEEARLRWDSKFELEKVSKTLLTLQKWLLILVLLTVNGLLIWVSYTYYQLFYMFIILLSSNTTLQLIMMVCILINWICRHAMPWWFGKKEIIPAEPEKMVLLLPCYNETHEELTRSLDSLVIQAGIDAHPRVIFIVVDGDARGPGMTKTTQEYLLQDILGPGQIRRFENGYRARDGLFMPVKVQTGYYKGIPYVFVGKSYNQGKRDSLCFARSLLYHFKMRSENILTMFNNDLYEYIGNSFVQFGVDTVDYLVGMDADTVFDKDCIREMLREIRQNPNIVGVCGHVCVDFDGKWFSPWSLYQSVEYSQTQGLRRMFQSRITGKVNCLPGCCQLIRVDESTFGDAVLRDRFGYCPKPNDLMTQHIMGNYSEDSIHASIIFSLHPDKLTAQALRAKAYTIVPQNWKVFLSQRKRWALGSISNEFVMIFRPGIVMMERLQSIIAVMTWAITPFIIAAVVELIMLFVRRGPDLFHDTIFISLITILFTRYFYAFCVGFWLPRNMKERIQYFVGYFIHFLTSPFMNIIIMIYSLFNSDDFKWGKTREVVKSDDEGEKAPDADRNAH from the exons ATGACTGCTCCGACATCTTCGGAAATGTCTCGCACCTCTGCCGAGTCGGGGGATATCGCCCTCCAGCGGCCTACCAGAGCGGACCGCTCTAAGAAGCCCCCAGTCTCCCTGttaaacaacaacaaaaacgGCCTGGATGTGTCTGCCTCTCGGGAATCT TCCGTCATCCGCAACATCAACGGCAGCTTCCAACCAGGCGGCGCCCAGACCTCGTCTCAAGCCTCTCTCGGAATCGACTCTGCCGCCTCTTTTACGTCTTCGATCCTCCAGGAAGAGGCAAGGCTCCGCTGGGACTCCAAATTCGAGCTCGAAAAGGTCTCCAAGACTCTCCTCACGCTGCAGAAATGGCTTCTCATTCTTGTTCTGCTCACGGTAAACGGTCTCCTCATCTGGGTCTCTTACACATACTACCAGCTGTTCTACATGTTCATCATCCTGCTCAGCTCAAACACCACGCTTCAACTGATCATGATGGTTTGCATTCTCATCAACTGGATTTGCAGACACGCCATGCCTTGGTGGTTCGGCAAGAAAGAGATTATCCCTGCAGAACCTGAGAAAATGGTCCTCCTCCTGCCTTGCTATAACGAAACTCACGAGGAACTGACTCGCTCTCTGGACTCTCTCGTCATACAAGCGGGTATCGATGCCCATCCTCgagtcatcttcatcgttgttgatggcgatgctcgCGGCCCCGGTATGACCAAGACCACTCAGGAATACCTCCTCCAGGATATCCTTGGACCTGGCCAGATCCGACGATTCGAAAATGGTTACCGTGCCCGCGATGGTCTCTTCATGCCTGTCAAGGTCCAAACTGGCTACTACAAGGGTATCCCATACGTCTTTGTCGGAAAGAGCTACAACCAAGGCAAACGCGATAGTCTGTGCTTTGCTCGCTCGCTTCTCTACCACTTCAAGATGCGCTCGGAGAATATCCTCACCATGTTCAACAATGATCTCTACGAGTACATTGGCAACAGCTTTGTTCAATTCGGCGTCGACACGGTTGACTACCTTGTTGGTATGGACGCAGACACTGTCTTTGACAAGGACTGCATCCGCGAGATGCTCCGCGAGATTCGCCAGAATCCCAACATCGTCGGTGTCTGCGGCCACGTCTGTGTCGACTTTGACGGCAAGTGGTTCTCCCCATGGTCTCTCTACCAATCGGTTGAATATTCCCAAACCCAAGGCCTGCGCCGCATGTTCCAGTCTCGCATCACCGGCAAGGTCAACTGTCTCCCTGGCTGCTGTCAACTGATCCGCGTCGACGAGTCCACCTTTGGTGATGCCGTCCTCCGCGATCGCTTCGGATACTGCCCCAAGCCCAACGACCTCATGACTCAACACATCATGGGCAACTACTCGGAAGACAGCATCCACGcgtccatcatcttcagcctgCACCCCGACAAGCTCACGGCACAGGCTCTGCGCGCCAAGGCATACACCATTGTTCCCCAAAACTGGAAAGTCTTCTTGTCACAGCGCAAGCGTTGGGCTcttggcagcatctccaacGAGTTCGTCATGATCTTCAGGCCAGGCATCGTCATGATGGAGAGACTTCAAAGCATCATTGCCGTCATGACATGGGCCATTACTccattcatcatcgccgccgtggTTGAGCTCATCATGCTCTTTGTCAGAAGGGGCCCAGATTTGTTCCATGATacaatcttcatctccctgATTACGATCTTGTTTACACGCTAC TTCTATGCATTCTGCGTCGGCTTCTGGCTTCCCCGAAACATGAAGGAGCGCATCCAATATTTTGTCGGCTACTTCATCCACTTCCTCACCTCTCCCTTTAtgaacatcatcatcatgattTACTCGCTCTTCAACTCTGATGACTTCAAATGGGGCAAGACTCGCGAAGTAGTCAAGAGtgacgacgagggcgagaaaGCACCTGACGCCGACCGCAACGCCCATTGA
- a CDS encoding uncharacterized protein (EggNog:ENOG41~TransMembrane:1 (o67-89i)), protein MHLPPTPTKALLNIRQDLVLTQTIIRPLTTFVTTITFGATEPAAATSTVAAVPVPISHHHGLSGGQLGAILGSVVGVVVLALIIGFCYVGKKKTTVAYEEEEKVKKRKRRNSHSTRSSTRGVYQYAEEDVYYYTAPRKKSSTKKGNVSIQTPAPAVVSERIPGGPKFPSYRAIPISNPRNPQIRRTA, encoded by the coding sequence ATGCATCTCCCTCCCACTCCAACAAAAGCGCTTCTCAACATCCGCCAAGATCTCGTCCTTACACAAACCATCATCCGCCCATTAACCACCTTCGTCACAACAATCACCTTTGGCGCCACCGAGCCAGCGGCCGCTACAAGCACCGTCGCCGCTGTGCCCGTCCCCATATCGCACCACCATGGCCTCTCAGGCGGCCAACTAGGCGCCATACTGGGCTCTGTGGTCGGCGTCGTCGTTTTGGCCCTCATTATCGGTTTTTGCTAtgttggaaagaagaagactacTGTCGCGtatgaagaggaggagaaagtcaagaagaggaagcgaAGAAATTCTCACAGCACTCGCAGCAGTACCCGCGGTGTATATCAATATGCAGAGGAGGACGTTTACTATTATACGGCTCCGAGAAAGAAGTCGTCCACCAAAAAGGGCAACGTCTCGATCCAaacgccagctccagcggtTGTCTCAGAGAGGATACCTGGAGGGCCCAAGTTCCCCAGCTATCGCGCAATCCCGATATCGAACCCAAGGAATCCTCAAATTCGGCGAACAGCATAA
- a CDS encoding uncharacterized protein (EggNog:ENOG41) — protein MSDMGYTGDVPAPEEISERLAAIKEEDEDPKTWDYIYDVSPPGEETSESGAPPSLEVSSSVEVLRSERSSFAEPEPLVAVIGVGYVGEHLTDVFSRCFNVLGYDVSETRVKDLSAKYHGNERVRITSEAKDLRGASHFLISVPTLLLKDKTVDTSYLQSALTTVENYAAPGSTVVIESSVAVGMTRKLLGPLAKRKGLFAGMSPERVDPGRTEPPAYAIPKIISGLDDVAPGSLESITKLYSTAFERVVPVSKPEVAEMTKLYENCQRMMGIAFSNEMADACEPISIDPFEVSNAAATKPFGYMPYSPGLGVGGHCIPVNPYYLLSNSAFPLLQAASERMYARPAEIGERVIDELYSKRTGEDMPRVLVVGMGFKRGQSHLVNSPGLELAKSLAKSEKVSVSFADPLVSQEALPSLTRLDDANWTAEHLEENFDMIVVAFKQDGLDFGVLDNLVNVQVQMWCA, from the coding sequence ATGTCTGACATGGGTTACACGGGAGACGTGCCGGCTCCAGAAGAGATCAGTGAACGGCTCGCTGCCatcaaggaagaggacgaagatcCCAAGACTTGGGATTACATCTACGACGTTTCCCCACCTGGAGAAGAAACTTCCGAGTCTGGCGCGCCGCCATCTCTTGAAGTCAGTTCCTCTGTAGAAGTCCTCAGATCCGAGAGGTCTTCATTTGCCGAACCAGAGCCTCTCGTCGCAGTCATCGGCGTCGGCTACGTGGGTGAGCATCTCACTGATGtcttctctcgctgcttCAACGTTCTCGGATACGACGTCTCCGAGACTCGTGTCAAGGATCTTTCTGCCAAATACCATGGCAACGAGAGAGTCCGCATCACTTCGGAGGCGAAAGATCTCCGTGGAGCTTCGCACTTCCTCATCTCGGTCCCTACCCTCCTCCTGAAGGACAAGACCGTCGATACTTCGTACCTTCAAAGTGCTCTCACCACTGTGGAGAATTATGCAGCTCCAGGCTCGACCGTCGTGATTGAAAGCTCAGTCGCCGTTGGCATGACGAGAAAGCTTCTCGGACCCCTCGCCAAAAGAAAGGGTCTCTTTGCTGGAATGTCGCCTGAGCGTGTCGACCCCGGCCGCACTGAGCCGCCAGCCTATGCCATCCCGAAGATCATCTCCGGCCTCGACGATGTTGCTCCGGGCTCGCTGGAGTCCATCACCAAGCTTTACTCTACCGCCTTTGAACGGGTCGTCCCTGTCTCCAAGCCGGAAGTGGCTGAGATGACCAAGCTCTACGAAAACTGCCAGCGCATGATGGGCATTGCTTTCTCCAACGAGATGGCCGACGCCTGTGAGCCCATCAGCATTGACCCCTTTGAAGTCAGCAATGCCGCTGCAACCAAGCCGTTTGGCTACATGCCCTACTCGCCTGGCCTTGGTGTTGGCGGACACTGCATTCCCGTCAACCCCTACTATTTGCTGTCCAACAGCGCCTTTCCTCTGCTTCAAGCGGCTTCGGAGAGAATGTACGCTCGCCCTGCCGAGATTGGAGAGCGTGTCATTGATGAGCTTTACTCGAAGCGAACTGGCGAGGACATGCCTCGtgttctcgtcgtcggcatggGCTTCAAGCGCGGCCAGTCTCACCTTGTCAACTCGCCTGGCCTTGAACTGGCCAAGTCGCTTGCCAAGTCGGAGAAAGTCAGCGTCTCTTTCGCTGATCCGCTTGTCAGCCAAGAGGCTTTGCCCAGTCTCACGCGCCTGGATGATGCAAACTGGACTGCCGAACACCTGGAGGAGAACTTCGACATGATTGTCGTCGCGTTCAAGCAGGATGGCCTTGACTTTGGCGTCCTCGACAACCTTGTCAACGTGCAAGTTCAAATGTGGTGCGCTTAG